Below is a genomic region from Candidatus Zixiibacteriota bacterium.
GTTAATCCGGTCCGCGAATCCTGGCGGTCGATAATTTCATGAACCAGTTTACCGGCTTCACCGGCAGATTCTCCCTCGATCGTCACCCTGACCAGAACCAGGTCGGGATCATTGAAACCCAGATTTTTCTCAAGGACTTTTTTGAAAACCTCGCGAGGCTGAACAGTAATCTCACCCACCTTCAATTCACTCCGGGAACCCAGCCCAATCTCCAGCATGGGTTTAAACATCTGGCAATGGCCCGGATAACGGATGGTTTTATAATCCAGGAATTCCACAATTCCTTTGTACGTGTCAGGAAGGGTCGAAGTTCCGGCGGAAGTATAAAAAGCCTCCAGGGCCCCGATTCCGTCGAATTCCAGTTCCTCCAGACCGGTCATCGGATTAACGGTCTTTTTTTCGCCGTTTTCTAATATCACGACCGGTTCCCAGTACTCGTTAATCAAACCCTCCGAAGAAAACACCATCTGGTAATTAAGCGGCGGTCGAGGAGTCTGTGGCAGGCCTCCGACCCTGATTTTAACCGATTTAACCTTATCGAATTCGGCGATTCCGGCCGCGGTCAGAATAGAAACCAGTCCCGGTGCCAGACCGCAATCGGGAATCACCACGATATCGGTGGCCCGGGCCTCCTCGCTCATCTCAAATTGCGCCTTGACGGCATCATTATTTCCGCCGAGATCGAAGAAATGAGTGGCGCTCTTTATGGCCGCCCTGGTTAAGCCGGGATTGTACTTATAGGTTACGGCCGATATACAGGCATCGTATTCTTGTAAAAGCGATGCGGCATGGTCCTCATCACCGGCATCGAGTCTTCCGGCGATAGTAATTTCCTGTCCGTATTTTCGCGCGATTTCCTCAGCCAGTTCCAGATCGAAATCGAACAATCCGATTTTTTTAACTCCTTCGACACGGCTCAAGTCGTAAACCGCCGCCCGACCCATCAAACCCGATCCAATCACTGCAATTTTCATGGTCACTTTCCTCTTCTCATAAACAGAGCCCATTATAATATGGAGAGAGTAATATATCAAATATTTATTTTGATGCTCCTATTAAAAGATTTTGATCCGATTGATCGTTGGACGGCAATTGCCTTAGTACATGTTACGCCGCGATGGAATATTAAATCAGCTGCAATCGTTTACGAATAAACCACTCCAGCCCCAGCGCCAGAATAAAGATTGCCAGGAGCCAGAATTTATTCCAGAGGACAATTTCATTCTGGACCGTGACGGTGATTTTATCATGGGGCACCACCGGATAAAGAGAATCGATGCCGTTAACAGGATAAAAGCGGCCGCCGGTAAGCCGGGAGACGGCGTTCAAATTTTCAAAATCCGGGCGGCGCCGGAATTCCTCGATCGAATAACCCTCAATCGCCACCTGGCCGGAACTTTCCTTAATCCTTCGGCCATCTTTCTCCGCCACGGCAAAATAATTGTAGCGAGCCGATGGCAGGATCTCGAAATCGGCCCGGTATTTTCCCTCACCCATATCAATCAGTTGAACCAGGGAGGTATCCTTGCCATTCTCGGCGGCCATGGCGACATACCCGCCTGCCCCCTCAATCGGG
It encodes:
- a CDS encoding saccharopine dehydrogenase NADP-binding domain-containing protein, translating into MKIAVIGSGLMGRAAVYDLSRVEGVKKIGLFDFDLELAEEIARKYGQEITIAGRLDAGDEDHAASLLQEYDACISAVTYKYNPGLTRAAIKSATHFFDLGGNNDAVKAQFEMSEEARATDIVVIPDCGLAPGLVSILTAAGIAEFDKVKSVKIRVGGLPQTPRPPLNYQMVFSSEGLINEYWEPVVILENGEKKTVNPMTGLEELEFDGIGALEAFYTSAGTSTLPDTYKGIVEFLDYKTIRYPGHCQMFKPMLEIGLGSRSELKVGEITVQPREVFKKVLEKNLGFNDPDLVLVRVTIEGESAGEAGKLVHEIIDRQDSRTGLTSMMRMTAFPVAIIAWMACSGKISHRGVVPQEVAVEPKFFMGQLKKRNINLVIRKE